A region from the Lentisphaera profundi genome encodes:
- a CDS encoding sulfatase-like hydrolase/transferase — protein sequence MGKLMTAVSMIFYIGLTHLSAAESLPNFVIIYTDDQGYQDLGCYGSPNIDKMASEGMKFTSFYAQTVCGPSRASLLTGSYPMRIERHSGDNEKAPHPAMSLNEITIPEILKPLGYKTEDMGTG from the coding sequence ATGGGAAAGCTAATGACAGCAGTTTCTATGATTTTTTACATTGGATTAACTCACCTTTCGGCGGCGGAAAGCCTACCAAATTTTGTTATTATTTATACTGATGACCAAGGGTACCAGGATCTGGGCTGTTATGGCTCACCTAATATCGACAAAATGGCGAGTGAGGGCATGAAGTTCACCAGCTTCTATGCCCAGACCGTCTGCGGCCCATCCCGTGCATCTCTATTGACGGGGTCTTATCCCATGAGAATAGAAAGACATAGCGGTGATAATGAAAAGGCTCCGCACCCCGCGATGTCATTGAATGAAATTACGATCCCGGAAATACTAAAGCCTCTTGGCTATAAAACCGAGGATATGGGGACAGGTTAA
- a CDS encoding glycoside hydrolase family 2 TIM barrel-domain containing protein yields MKKITKMAIFSTLALQVFATENWQNQEIIQVNAKAPQASFKVYSNRSTALSFGQSINEKSLNGQWKFHWSKNPAERPKDFHKKDFDASIWKEIRVPSNWQIQGYGQPLYTNIKYPFSIENPPHIDNKDNPVGSYITEFSVPQNFSEKKTHLHFAGVNSAFYLWINGQYVGYSQGSRTPAEFDISKYLKAGKNKLAAEVYRWGDGAFLEDQDFWRLSGIFRDVTLKAVSHQNIHDYTLNTELDDQYKNAKLQVSIDIENSAGTSVELELFDGESKPIFKKITKATSEQIKLEVAIAKPAKWTPESPNLYKLLMTLKDKEGKVLQVIPQNVGFREVEIKQGVFLVNGQKVKLKGVNRHEHSADNGQVVSGEEMMRDLKLFKENNINAVRTSHYPNVPEFYDLCDRYGIFVLDEANIETHEFGATSNKNIIATDPSWAKAIMDRVNRLAERDKNHACVVIWSLGNESGTGPNFEKAYEMLKAKYPHRPVHYEGGYKYKSVESDFYSRMYADEKWIGAEDKPSLLCEYSHAMGNSSGNLREYWEENIYKNDRYTGGFIWDWMDQGIRQKVPAEFAKNIGVGPVKDAFFAYGGWFDNPYSNDGNFCMNGLIAADWSAHPGLYAVKYAYSNIKVTEVDLVQGKVEVLNRFDYSHLDEMVEGYWSIEENGQVLAKGRLENLDIAPKASKQLTIPLPKIEKFMGSEYFLNLRFVSKAAYSSLVKPGHQLSSAQFTLGGQFGEGENTSVKENWKVEDRAETLLIRGKNSQVTFDKKSGLLTTYSLDSNEMISGPLEYNFWRAFTDNDKLPLKSKKLKDIWRQLGSDYKVTKFSFDKEMNGSVKVNVEINFPKVMASVKTSYSLMTSGEIQVSNSYDFSKMKKKVGLPHRLGMKLQIPAEFEQISWYGRGPSTTYSDRNYEPVALFESTVDEQWVEYSRPQENGNKVDMRWMSLSNKSGLGLKFIADQQFLSGGAKFYTIEAMEKVKYSFQLERSPKVIVNLDHVQMGVGGNNSWGAIALKPYLLNKKKYNYSFVIKSTK; encoded by the coding sequence ATGAAGAAAATCACAAAAATGGCGATTTTTTCGACCTTAGCGCTACAAGTATTTGCGACAGAAAATTGGCAAAATCAAGAAATTATCCAAGTAAATGCTAAAGCTCCACAGGCCAGTTTTAAAGTGTACTCGAATCGCAGTACGGCATTGAGCTTTGGTCAAAGCATTAATGAAAAAAGTTTGAATGGTCAGTGGAAGTTTCATTGGTCAAAAAATCCCGCTGAAAGACCCAAGGACTTTCACAAAAAAGATTTTGATGCAAGTATTTGGAAAGAAATTCGAGTCCCTAGTAACTGGCAGATCCAAGGCTACGGTCAGCCGCTTTACACAAATATCAAGTATCCATTTAGTATTGAAAACCCTCCCCATATTGATAATAAGGATAATCCCGTAGGATCCTATATAACTGAATTTAGTGTTCCTCAAAATTTCTCAGAAAAGAAAACTCATCTTCATTTTGCGGGAGTGAACTCAGCTTTTTATCTTTGGATCAATGGTCAGTATGTGGGTTATTCACAGGGATCTCGAACACCAGCTGAGTTTGATATAAGTAAATATCTAAAAGCAGGTAAAAATAAGCTAGCAGCAGAAGTCTATCGTTGGGGCGATGGTGCCTTTTTGGAAGATCAAGATTTTTGGCGTTTATCAGGTATTTTTCGGGATGTGACTTTGAAGGCTGTAAGTCATCAAAACATTCATGATTATACCCTTAATACAGAATTAGACGATCAATACAAAAATGCAAAACTTCAAGTTTCGATTGATATTGAGAATTCGGCAGGGACAAGCGTCGAACTCGAGTTATTTGATGGTGAATCTAAGCCTATTTTTAAGAAAATCACAAAAGCTACGAGTGAGCAAATCAAGCTTGAAGTAGCCATTGCGAAGCCCGCAAAATGGACTCCGGAAAGTCCTAATCTTTATAAGTTATTAATGACTTTGAAGGATAAAGAAGGCAAAGTTCTGCAAGTGATCCCACAGAATGTCGGTTTTCGAGAAGTAGAGATTAAGCAAGGAGTTTTTCTCGTTAATGGTCAGAAAGTGAAGTTAAAGGGTGTGAACCGCCATGAGCATTCGGCGGATAATGGCCAAGTTGTGAGTGGAGAAGAAATGATGCGCGACTTAAAGCTCTTCAAAGAAAATAATATCAATGCAGTGCGCACGAGTCATTATCCAAATGTACCTGAGTTTTACGATTTATGTGACCGCTATGGTATTTTTGTTTTGGATGAAGCCAATATCGAGACTCATGAGTTTGGTGCAACGAGTAATAAAAATATTATTGCTACAGATCCAAGTTGGGCAAAAGCAATTATGGATCGAGTTAATCGCTTAGCTGAACGAGATAAAAATCATGCTTGCGTGGTTATTTGGTCTTTGGGCAATGAATCGGGAACGGGACCCAATTTTGAAAAAGCGTATGAAATGCTTAAGGCAAAATATCCTCATCGTCCCGTTCATTATGAGGGGGGATATAAATACAAAAGTGTTGAGAGTGATTTTTATTCCCGTATGTATGCGGATGAGAAGTGGATTGGAGCGGAAGATAAACCGTCTTTACTTTGTGAATACTCTCATGCCATGGGCAACTCTAGTGGGAATTTACGGGAGTACTGGGAAGAAAATATTTATAAAAATGATCGCTATACAGGCGGGTTTATATGGGATTGGATGGATCAAGGTATACGCCAAAAAGTTCCTGCGGAATTCGCTAAGAATATTGGAGTTGGGCCCGTAAAAGATGCGTTCTTTGCTTATGGCGGTTGGTTTGATAATCCCTACAGCAATGATGGTAACTTCTGTATGAATGGCTTGATTGCCGCAGATTGGTCAGCACACCCAGGTTTATATGCGGTCAAATACGCTTATAGCAATATAAAGGTTACAGAGGTGGATTTAGTCCAAGGTAAAGTGGAGGTACTCAACCGTTTTGATTACTCTCATTTGGATGAGATGGTTGAGGGCTATTGGTCCATTGAAGAAAATGGACAAGTTCTAGCGAAAGGTCGATTAGAAAATTTAGATATTGCCCCTAAAGCCAGTAAGCAATTGACGATTCCCTTGCCGAAAATTGAAAAATTTATGGGCAGTGAATATTTTCTCAATTTGCGTTTTGTGAGTAAAGCCGCTTATTCATCTTTAGTAAAACCGGGACATCAACTTAGTTCTGCACAGTTCACATTAGGGGGACAATTTGGCGAAGGTGAGAACACAAGCGTTAAAGAAAATTGGAAGGTCGAAGATCGTGCCGAAACGTTGCTGATTAGAGGAAAAAATAGCCAAGTTACCTTTGATAAGAAATCAGGGCTTTTGACGACTTATTCTTTGGATTCAAATGAAATGATTTCAGGGCCCTTAGAATACAATTTTTGGCGAGCGTTCACTGATAATGATAAGTTGCCACTCAAATCCAAGAAACTAAAGGATATTTGGCGTCAGCTGGGAAGTGATTATAAAGTTACAAAATTCAGCTTTGATAAAGAAATGAATGGCAGTGTGAAAGTTAATGTTGAAATCAACTTCCCTAAAGTTATGGCTTCGGTTAAAACAAGCTATTCATTGATGACTTCGGGTGAAATCCAGGTAAGTAATTCTTATGATTTCAGTAAAATGAAGAAGAAAGTAGGCTTGCCACATCGCCTAGGAATGAAGCTACAAATACCAGCTGAGTTTGAACAGATATCATGGTATGGCCGTGGACCAAGTACTACTTATTCCGATCGGAATTATGAACCCGTAGCCTTATTCGAATCGACAGTTGATGAACAGTGGGTAGAATACAGTCGGCCCCAAGAGAATGGCAATAAAGTCGATATGCGTTGGATGAGTTTAAGCAATAAATCAGGTCTCGGACTTAAGTTTATTGCAGATCAGCAGTTCTTAAGTGGTGGCGCTAAATTCTACACCATAGAAGCCATGGAGAAGG
- a CDS encoding transposase, producing the protein MARKARIKLTVGSYYHVTNRVAGFKEDRPFGDIEKAYFYKLLNQMREFYTIDVLSSVCMSNHFHLVIFAPRENPSHKAVVKRYKKYRGQKFNLVDENCLKNEQFLAKLASRMRDISEFMKDFQQRFTRWYNRTRKDKYGSIHPRRGRLWQDRFFSGLIEKKSYLWICLLYIELNPVRAHIYNEASLYNYSSYGQYCGSGKHPYKQELIKHFKSDIESKSDEEHFTDLMEEMRTAFLSVQTFLFGGEDEESQVSKRLEEISRRASYWTKGLLVGSKSFVLEHAAKTYEKESLKRLERRLKREEKSNQSGLGIFSLQGI; encoded by the coding sequence ATGGCACGGAAAGCAAGAATTAAACTCACAGTTGGTTCCTATTACCACGTAACAAACCGCGTTGCAGGTTTTAAAGAAGACCGTCCCTTTGGGGATATCGAAAAAGCCTATTTTTACAAGCTACTCAATCAAATGCGAGAGTTTTATACGATAGACGTTCTCTCCTCAGTATGCATGAGCAATCATTTTCATCTCGTGATCTTTGCACCAAGGGAAAACCCAAGCCATAAGGCGGTAGTAAAGCGCTACAAAAAATATCGCGGTCAAAAATTTAACTTAGTCGATGAAAATTGTTTGAAAAATGAACAGTTCCTTGCGAAACTCGCAAGTCGTATGAGGGATATTTCGGAGTTCATGAAAGATTTCCAACAGCGTTTCACCCGTTGGTATAATCGTACCCGAAAAGACAAGTACGGCAGCATTCATCCACGTCGAGGCAGACTTTGGCAAGATCGCTTTTTTAGCGGACTCATTGAAAAGAAATCTTATCTCTGGATATGCCTCCTTTATATCGAACTCAATCCCGTTCGTGCTCATATTTACAATGAAGCAAGTCTTTATAATTACTCAAGTTACGGACAGTACTGTGGGTCTGGCAAGCATCCTTACAAGCAAGAACTAATAAAGCATTTTAAAAGTGATATTGAATCAAAATCTGATGAAGAACACTTTACCGATTTAATGGAGGAAATGAGGACAGCCTTCCTTAGTGTTCAAACTTTTTTATTTGGTGGAGAAGATGAAGAAAGCCAAGTTTCAAAGAGACTCGAGGAGATCTCGCGGCGAGCGTCTTATTGGACTAAGGGCTTACTTGTAGGAAGTAAGAGTTTTGTTTTGGAGCATGCTGCTAAAACTTACGAAAAAGAATCGCTGAAACGGCTTGAGCGTCGTTTGAAACGAGAGGAAAAATCGAATCAAAGTGGTCTTGGTATATTTAGCCTGCAAGGCATCTAA
- a CDS encoding transposase, producing the protein MYDTLFPEYFIEELRQTIGILNGPLKIAGQIILRPEFQEIKKVIEDDQLQLSKDRAATRNREFKNSSTQKDPPAELVVALFIARHFYDNCYGERGYSMLCENSSLQQFIGRLGIGSFPSRNTIHEQVSALSEKTLNLFHQAILNCVKECGLDDFSAVIIDSTVIKADSAWPVDSQLLKNLSCKMMKNISDVHDQLPCVERRKIPLKRLQNYCDYMSKLDFEISMLKGKKGARKMRQKFYTQELLPRCRKFIIRLEKTLPQIKQHCESAKVLMIDECLSRFIDKVLMVEHRFNMAPKDYDTKTARKIYSMSDNDAAFIKKGGRETVFGYRPNFAFSANGFLTSFTLESGNTSDSKAFSNCLDENKKMTGESAMMISVDDGYSSAANLDYAIEKGATLVSVSGSKGKKLLGEDIYESENYQLARNIRSISEAGISKLKNYHNLERFTVCGLKRVRQETLISAIGFNLERICQLLCQIELEVAA; encoded by the coding sequence ATGTACGATACTCTTTTTCCCGAATATTTCATCGAGGAATTACGGCAAACTATAGGAATTTTAAACGGACCATTGAAGATTGCGGGGCAAATCATACTTCGTCCTGAATTTCAAGAGATCAAAAAGGTAATTGAAGATGATCAACTTCAGTTGAGTAAAGATAGAGCTGCCACTAGAAACCGCGAGTTTAAAAATAGCTCTACCCAAAAAGACCCCCCAGCTGAATTGGTGGTGGCTTTGTTTATAGCCCGTCACTTTTATGATAATTGTTACGGTGAACGAGGCTATAGTATGCTATGTGAGAATAGTTCCTTGCAGCAGTTTATTGGGCGCTTGGGCATAGGAAGCTTCCCTTCACGCAATACGATTCATGAACAAGTCTCTGCTCTTTCTGAGAAGACCCTTAATCTTTTTCATCAAGCTATTTTGAACTGCGTTAAGGAGTGTGGCCTGGATGATTTTTCAGCAGTGATTATTGATTCTACAGTCATTAAGGCCGATTCAGCGTGGCCTGTCGATAGTCAATTACTAAAGAACCTTAGTTGCAAAATGATGAAAAACATCAGTGACGTTCATGATCAGCTTCCCTGTGTTGAGCGCAGGAAGATCCCTCTCAAACGCCTGCAAAATTACTGTGATTATATGAGTAAACTGGATTTCGAGATCTCTATGCTTAAAGGAAAAAAAGGAGCAAGAAAAATGAGGCAAAAGTTTTATACGCAAGAACTTTTACCGAGGTGCCGAAAATTTATTATTCGCCTGGAGAAGACTCTTCCTCAAATTAAACAACACTGTGAAAGTGCCAAAGTTCTGATGATTGACGAATGTCTATCTCGCTTCATAGATAAAGTTTTGATGGTTGAACATCGCTTCAACATGGCTCCTAAGGACTACGATACGAAGACGGCACGGAAAATTTACAGCATGAGTGATAATGATGCAGCATTTATTAAAAAGGGTGGTCGAGAAACCGTATTTGGCTACCGACCAAATTTCGCCTTTAGTGCCAATGGTTTTCTGACATCATTCACCCTAGAATCTGGAAACACCAGTGACAGCAAGGCCTTCAGTAATTGCCTTGATGAAAATAAAAAGATGACGGGCGAGAGCGCAATGATGATCAGTGTGGATGACGGATATAGCTCTGCCGCCAATTTAGATTATGCCATCGAAAAAGGGGCAACATTAGTCAGTGTTAGTGGCTCAAAGGGAAAGAAGCTCTTAGGAGAAGATATTTATGAGAGTGAAAACTACCAACTTGCGAGAAATATTCGATCAATTTCCGAAGCAGGTATTTCAAAGCTGAAGAACTATCACAATCTTGAGCGATTTACCGTTTGTGGCTTAAAGAGGGTTCGTCAAGAAACTCTCATAAGCGCCATAGGATTCAACTTGGAAAGGATCTGCCAGTTATTATGTCAAATAGAGCTTGAGGTCGCTGCATAG
- a CDS encoding sulfatase family protein, which translates to MTKYLTSLLFVLLGFQTIASDKPNIIIIYADDMGYGDMSNMNPESKIPTPNLDKLAANGMRFDDGHSSSGICTPSRYALLTGNYHWRRMHGIVNSFGESVFKENEMTLPRMLKGQGYKTAAIGKWHLGFNWKSIMIDPEAKTKAGKKSAYTPAAFDWSKAIPGGPLSIGFDTYFGDGVINFPPYCWVENDRVIEAPSTMLDLKGTRPPEGGWECRPGPAVKDWDIYQVLPTLTKKAVEFISQQKKDQPFFLYFALPAPHAPIIPNKEFIGMSQAGPYGDFVCQVDWVTGQVLDKLKEKGLDQNSIVIFTADNGPEHYAYKRLEKTGHSSPGILRGLKRDIYEGGHRVPFIVSWPGKIKTSISLETISQVDLMATMAKITGANLKENEAVDSYNILPVLKSESYSSPLREATVQNTKTDKFAIRRGDWLYLDTYTGHHSGGHDKIFSVKNGFHQVNRKAPGLLYNLKNDISQKNNLYDQHPEIVKELKDLLKSYREGSRSAPLLD; encoded by the coding sequence ATGACCAAATATTTAACGAGCCTCTTGTTTGTCTTGCTAGGTTTTCAGACTATTGCTAGCGATAAACCTAATATCATTATTATCTATGCCGATGACATGGGCTACGGCGATATGTCCAACATGAATCCCGAGAGTAAAATACCGACACCAAATCTCGATAAACTTGCGGCCAATGGCATGCGTTTTGATGATGGCCATAGCTCTTCTGGAATTTGTACGCCCAGTCGCTACGCTTTACTGACAGGTAATTATCATTGGCGACGGATGCATGGCATCGTCAATTCTTTTGGTGAATCTGTCTTCAAAGAAAATGAAATGACTCTTCCTCGCATGTTAAAAGGGCAAGGTTATAAAACCGCTGCTATTGGCAAATGGCATTTAGGCTTCAATTGGAAATCTATTATGATTGATCCTGAAGCCAAAACTAAAGCAGGGAAAAAAAGTGCTTATACCCCAGCGGCTTTTGATTGGAGCAAAGCCATTCCTGGCGGACCTCTCAGCATTGGTTTCGATACATATTTTGGCGATGGAGTCATCAATTTTCCTCCTTATTGCTGGGTAGAAAATGATCGTGTCATTGAAGCTCCTAGCACGATGCTTGATCTCAAAGGAACTAGACCCCCTGAAGGTGGCTGGGAATGTCGCCCTGGTCCCGCTGTAAAAGACTGGGATATTTATCAAGTGCTACCCACTCTAACTAAGAAAGCAGTTGAATTCATTTCACAGCAAAAAAAAGATCAGCCTTTTTTCCTTTATTTTGCTCTCCCAGCACCTCACGCGCCAATTATTCCCAACAAAGAATTTATCGGCATGAGCCAAGCTGGTCCCTACGGAGATTTTGTTTGCCAAGTTGATTGGGTCACGGGTCAAGTTTTAGATAAACTCAAAGAAAAAGGTTTGGATCAAAATTCTATTGTGATCTTCACTGCAGATAATGGTCCTGAGCATTATGCCTACAAACGTTTGGAAAAGACGGGTCATAGTAGTCCCGGTATTTTGCGTGGTTTGAAGCGCGATATTTACGAAGGTGGCCACCGCGTTCCCTTTATCGTTTCTTGGCCCGGAAAAATTAAAACCTCAATTTCGCTTGAAACGATTAGCCAAGTAGACCTAATGGCTACTATGGCAAAAATCACTGGTGCGAACCTCAAAGAAAACGAAGCCGTGGATAGTTACAATATTTTACCTGTTTTGAAAAGTGAAAGTTATTCATCTCCCCTACGTGAGGCGACTGTACAAAATACTAAAACAGATAAATTTGCGATTCGTCGTGGCGACTGGTTATATCTAGATACTTATACGGGGCATCACAGCGGAGGCCATGATAAAATTTTCTCAGTAAAGAATGGCTTCCATCAAGTTAATCGCAAAGCTCCTGGCTTGCTTTATAACCTAAAGAATGACATTTCACAAAAGAATAATCTTTATGATCAGCATCCTGAGATTGTAAAGGAACTCAAAGATTTACTCAAGTCTTACCGTGAAGGAAGCCGTAGTGCTCCTCTCTTAGACTAG
- a CDS encoding alpha/beta hydrolase family protein, with protein sequence MKPFTIFGLIALFAACAVQAKDTWADSQKFAEKQTTEFLTKYPSVQSDSFVFKTIKLPNGNSLALDLRIERPKEKKLCPVVFFVHGGGWGAGSKGAFCPQSFELAKHGIAGVRIEYRLKGQGGKFTNVIKDVLDAIDFIRHRKDELVLDFTRVGLAGGSAGGHLSSIAAQLTPECISYDGYNGLFDAFQRDGSRFGGGNYTGTTEAQKKNASAIYIIKDKPPHTLLYHGTADTTIVPKQAHRFAQAIRDKGGQADVLIYEGAGHSFFNKEPYLSVTTKALLAHTSFVFGMTDHKPNLQDYNVEPTEALTKPKKKKERK encoded by the coding sequence ATGAAGCCATTTACGATTTTCGGGCTTATAGCTCTTTTTGCCGCTTGCGCAGTACAGGCCAAGGACACCTGGGCCGATAGTCAAAAATTTGCAGAAAAACAAACCACCGAATTCTTAACAAAATACCCGAGTGTTCAATCGGATAGCTTTGTGTTTAAAACAATTAAACTTCCCAATGGAAATTCCCTTGCCTTGGATTTACGTATCGAACGTCCCAAAGAAAAGAAACTATGCCCCGTTGTATTTTTTGTTCATGGTGGTGGTTGGGGCGCTGGTAGTAAAGGCGCATTTTGTCCGCAGTCCTTTGAACTTGCCAAGCATGGTATTGCCGGAGTACGAATCGAGTATCGCCTCAAGGGTCAAGGCGGTAAATTCACCAATGTCATTAAAGATGTGCTGGACGCCATTGATTTCATTCGACATAGAAAAGACGAGCTCGTCCTGGACTTCACCCGAGTCGGTCTTGCTGGAGGCTCGGCCGGTGGGCACCTTTCATCTATCGCAGCCCAGCTTACTCCAGAGTGTATTTCTTACGATGGTTATAATGGACTTTTTGACGCTTTCCAGCGTGATGGAAGCCGCTTTGGCGGTGGCAATTATACTGGCACTACTGAAGCCCAAAAGAAAAATGCATCCGCCATTTATATCATCAAAGACAAGCCTCCACATACACTGCTCTATCATGGCACCGCAGACACAACTATTGTTCCAAAGCAAGCCCATCGTTTTGCCCAGGCCATTCGTGATAAAGGCGGCCAGGCCGATGTACTGATCTACGAAGGCGCGGGGCATTCTTTTTTCAACAAGGAACCCTATCTATCTGTAACCACAAAGGCCCTACTCGCTCATACATCCTTTGTTTTCGGCATGACCGATCACAAACCCAATTTACAAGATTATAATGTTGAGCCTACTGAAGCACTAACAAAGCCTAAGAAGAAAAAGGAGCGAAAGTAA
- a CDS encoding prepilin-type N-terminal cleavage/methylation domain-containing protein, whose amino-acid sequence MNRKKFTLIELLVVIAIVAILASLLLPALRIAREKSKMAVCKSNIKQINYAMMMYHDDNNGYYPFSDNQNSSGPPGQYSWDDLLSSYDGREIRDTAALQNQVLLKSLGYNSDLYSCPSDTLQRTHWIGNAKISPASYALTVRYFGANWVLTNWARGITSKNPSRTQNISNLNSPSTTLTMVELSATNRIVGRGEGSFVAIGSYQNEQTPHEKYGKDNYLMADGSVKTMTFLGTLAKDGGGSGTPNDILDTLWDSEK is encoded by the coding sequence ATGAACAGAAAGAAATTCACTCTCATCGAACTACTTGTTGTTATAGCCATAGTAGCGATACTTGCAAGTTTACTTTTGCCAGCACTAAGAATTGCGAGAGAAAAATCAAAAATGGCAGTATGTAAAAGCAATATTAAGCAAATTAATTATGCTATGATGATGTACCATGATGATAATAATGGTTATTACCCTTTTTCAGATAATCAGAACTCAAGTGGTCCTCCGGGTCAGTATTCATGGGATGATTTATTATCTTCCTATGATGGAAGAGAGATAAGAGATACAGCTGCGTTACAGAACCAAGTTCTTTTAAAAAGTTTAGGATATAACTCAGATTTGTATTCATGTCCGTCGGATACATTACAACGTACTCATTGGATCGGAAATGCTAAAATTTCACCCGCAAGCTATGCTTTAACTGTTCGTTATTTTGGGGCTAATTGGGTACTAACTAATTGGGCTCGTGGAATCACGAGTAAAAATCCAAGTAGGACTCAAAATATTAGTAATTTGAATTCACCTTCAACAACTTTAACTATGGTAGAACTATCGGCTACAAACAGAATTGTCGGTCGCGGTGAGGGATCATTTGTGGCAATAGGTTCTTATCAAAATGAGCAAACTCCCCATGAAAAATATGGTAAAGACAATTACCTCATGGCAGATGGCAGTGTTAAAACAATGACTTTTTTGGGCACTTTAGCAAAAGATGGTGGTGGATCGGGTACTCCGAATGATATTCTTGACACTTTGTGGGATAGTGAAAAATAA
- a CDS encoding sulfatase: MKVKIIFFTTIVCLWTFVSLAAPRPNVVLIMCDDLNDYISGMGSHPQVRTPNLEKFAKSAVAFKRAYSNNPVCAPSRASIFTGIYPHQSKNLFWQKWYQQDTLKHCKTMMEMFKENGYHVVGSGKLLHHNKASIYTEFHKEANYGPFWKVGKDLKAHPDVPAPFSEIGAIDGSYGSLESAIDNESENAFWFFGDWKSKKAYNATGPDRDPTPDEYNAKWAAEQIAEFDKENIKKPFFLSVGFIRPHTPLHVPQKYFDMFPQKDIILPEIKMNDKDDTFYESVFEADQKGLKYFRLLKESYPNQEAGLRAFTQAYLACITAVDENIGQVIDAVDKSRFKDNTIVIFTSDHGWNMGEKDFLFKNSLWEESARIPFIIRAPKVAQSGMVAEQPISLIDLYPTLVDLCSLEGDNRKNDKGIRLSGFSIRPFLEDPKNGEWQGPNSALTMVYAGPHTGWDPSLQHWTLRSKDWRYIRYNNGKEELYKHDVDPGEHTNLAMNPEYTEVKEKMKAELIAMAELDFSKTVPSTRSKENGTQKKSSSESKKSAVDWKKAYFKKNPSADSNKDGDLSWSELQKHKNLKK; this comes from the coding sequence ATGAAAGTAAAAATTATATTTTTCACCACAATTGTTTGTCTATGGACTTTTGTGAGTTTAGCAGCACCGCGTCCTAATGTTGTTTTAATTATGTGTGATGATTTAAATGATTACATATCTGGAATGGGAAGCCACCCTCAGGTACGCACTCCAAATTTAGAGAAATTCGCGAAAAGCGCAGTGGCTTTTAAGAGGGCCTACTCAAATAACCCTGTGTGTGCACCTTCTCGTGCGAGCATTTTTACTGGAATTTACCCCCATCAATCAAAAAATTTATTTTGGCAAAAATGGTATCAACAAGATACTTTGAAGCACTGTAAAACGATGATGGAAATGTTTAAAGAGAATGGCTATCACGTGGTGGGTTCAGGAAAATTACTTCATCATAATAAAGCTTCAATTTATACTGAATTTCACAAAGAAGCTAACTATGGTCCTTTTTGGAAAGTGGGCAAAGACTTAAAAGCCCATCCCGATGTTCCGGCTCCTTTTAGTGAGATCGGAGCCATTGATGGTTCCTATGGTTCTCTAGAAAGTGCTATAGATAATGAGAGTGAGAATGCCTTTTGGTTTTTTGGCGACTGGAAATCAAAAAAAGCTTATAATGCTACTGGGCCCGATCGCGATCCGACTCCAGATGAGTACAATGCCAAGTGGGCAGCAGAGCAAATTGCTGAATTTGATAAGGAAAATATTAAAAAACCTTTTTTTCTTTCAGTGGGATTTATACGGCCACACACGCCTTTGCATGTTCCGCAAAAATATTTTGATATGTTTCCACAAAAAGATATTATTTTGCCCGAAATCAAAATGAATGATAAAGATGATACCTTTTATGAATCGGTTTTTGAAGCGGATCAGAAAGGCTTGAAATACTTTCGTTTATTAAAGGAATCTTATCCGAATCAAGAAGCAGGTTTACGAGCCTTTACTCAAGCGTATTTAGCCTGTATCACGGCAGTGGATGAAAATATTGGTCAAGTTATTGACGCAGTAGATAAGAGTCGTTTTAAGGACAATACCATTGTGATTTTCACTTCGGATCATGGATGGAATATGGGTGAGAAAGATTTCTTATTTAAGAATTCATTGTGGGAAGAAAGTGCAAGAATTCCCTTTATTATTCGGGCCCCTAAAGTAGCTCAATCAGGCATGGTAGCAGAGCAGCCGATTTCCCTTATTGACCTTTATCCCACTTTAGTAGATTTGTGTTCTTTAGAAGGCGATAATCGCAAAAATGATAAGGGGATTCGACTCAGTGGCTTTAGCATACGTCCCTTTTTAGAAGATCCTAAGAATGGAGAATGGCAAGGACCCAATTCTGCTCTGACGATGGTTTATGCGGGGCCTCACACGGGCTGGGATCCCAGCTTACAGCATTGGACTTTACGCTCAAAAGACTGGCGTTACATACGTTATAATAATGGCAAAGAAGAGCTCTATAAACATGATGTAGATCCAGGCGAACATACAAATTTGGCAATGAATCCTGAGTACACCGAAGTCAAAGAAAAGATGAAAGCAGAATTAATTGCCATGGCCGAATTAGATTTCTCTAAAACTGTACCAAGCACAAGATCGAAAGAGAATGGCACTCAGAAAAAATCGAGTTCTGAGAGTAAGAAGAGTGCTGTGGACTGGAAAAAAGCTTATTTCAAAAAGAATCCTAGTGCAGATTCGAACAAGGATGGGGACTTGTCTTGGTCTGAATTACAAAAGCATAAAAATCTTAAGAAATAA